Proteins from a genomic interval of bacterium:
- a CDS encoding glycosyltransferase — protein sequence MSKQRISVIIPTFNRPSALEHCLRSLAVSDYPHDRFEIIVVDDGSDPPAAASVPGRLTVRLLHEANAGPSAARNAGANLASGDLLAFTDDDCEIDPGWLSALATEAVSAPGCLLGGRTLNGLPANPYAEASSAIIDIVYRHYNADPENALFFASNNMAIPADGYDAIGGFAESFRVSEDREICDWWRASGRRLRYAPDAVVHHKHAMDLSGYLALYFSYGRGACRYHKERRRRGSGTPWSEVTPHRDIGNWLLRPLSQQHGLARVRLLSLLGCWQIANALGYAWEGLAGQDQRSNRRAGA from the coding sequence GTGTCCAAGCAGCGCATCTCGGTCATCATCCCGACGTTCAATCGCCCATCGGCCCTCGAGCACTGCCTCCGGTCCCTGGCCGTATCGGACTACCCTCATGACCGGTTCGAGATCATCGTCGTCGACGACGGGAGTGATCCCCCGGCCGCCGCGAGTGTGCCTGGCCGACTGACCGTGCGCCTCCTGCACGAAGCCAACGCGGGCCCGAGTGCTGCCCGCAATGCCGGGGCCAACCTGGCGAGTGGCGATCTCCTGGCATTCACCGACGACGACTGCGAGATCGATCCGGGTTGGCTGTCCGCGCTGGCCACGGAGGCGGTATCCGCTCCCGGATGCCTGCTGGGAGGACGCACGCTCAACGGCCTCCCTGCCAATCCGTACGCCGAAGCGAGCAGCGCGATCATCGACATCGTCTACCGGCACTACAACGCCGACCCCGAGAACGCACTCTTCTTCGCCTCCAACAACATGGCGATCCCCGCCGACGGATACGACGCCATCGGTGGATTCGCCGAGTCCTTTCGAGTCTCCGAGGACCGGGAGATCTGCGATTGGTGGCGGGCGTCTGGTCGGCGCTTGCGCTATGCACCAGACGCCGTTGTCCACCACAAGCATGCCATGGACCTTTCCGGATACCTCGCCCTCTACTTCAGCTATGGGCGCGGCGCCTGTCGGTACCACAAGGAGCGAAGGCGCCGAGGGTCGGGTACGCCCTGGTCAGAGGTGACCCCCCATCGCGACATCGGGAATTGGCTGCTCAGGCCACTGTCGCAGCAGCACGGTCTCGCCCGGGTCCGACTGCTCTCGCTTCTGGGGTGTTGGCAGATCGCCAACGCCCTCGGGTACGCATGGGAGGGACTGGCAGGCCAGGACCAACGGAGCAACCGCCGAGCCGGCGCGTGA